Proteins co-encoded in one Amblyraja radiata isolate CabotCenter1 chromosome 24, sAmbRad1.1.pri, whole genome shotgun sequence genomic window:
- the LOC116986562 gene encoding protein FAM187B-like gives MMRRVLLSTLVTLAVMGALLTFMNQEDDLAYCSDTAPCSLAFLSNNPLSLRCPSATEVPEDSIYWQYQDLSQPQAKPRTFIRSGHLRQHRRAMGKLGRRANLRSGSLIMNKAETSDTGLYLCKSANSTLAAYQVDVQDSSLLYVSHQGLGESTMSNQSLRVNLGSSQHMVKLYTRWGPWQDCDRCNIIGEQKVMGFCYAKLSQDIDEDEDEGEALEVNGVTLPCGLMELHIGQSLPRRGAELHYQWCREPCEKEEIPVGLPEIGDWWWLGQEPAIDWVEPRKIIQQLMYHDILDNARMTCPGASVYTPVLWQRDSTFITRNGNSDGRHRLVDAMGGGIYEIQNVMPSDRGIYRCWVHGRRVASFHLETPEMPVVRRHINRRLLKGIAYIVGTIAMVFVFSAMAEMVHD, from the coding sequence ATGATGCGCAGAGTACTGCTTTCGACTCTGGTCACGTTGGCTGTAATGGGCGCCTTGCTCACCTTCATGAACCAGGAGGACGACTTGGCTTACTGCTCGGACACAGCCCCCTGCTCCCTGGCCTTCCTGTCAAACAACCCACTCAGCCTGCGTTGCCCGAGTGCCACAGAAGTACCGGAAGACTCCATCTACTGGCAGTACCAAGACCTTAGCCAGCCTCAAGCAAAACCCCGCACCTTCATCAGATCCGGGCACTTGAGGCAGCACCGCAGGGCGATGGGCAAACTGGGAAGGCGAGCCAACCTACGGAGCGGCTCCTTGATCATGAACAAGGCGGAGACCTCAGAcacgggcctgtacctgtgcaaGTCGGCTAATTCCACCCTAGCCGCCTACCAGGTGGATGTGCAGGACTCGTCTCTGCTTTACGTGTCCCACCAAGGGCTGGGGGAGAGCACAATGTCAAACCAGAGCCTGAGGGTTAACTTGGGCTCTTCCCAGCACATGGTCAAGCTCTACACCCGCTGGGGACCATGGCAGGACTGTGACCGGTGCAACATAATAGGGGAGCAGAAGGTGATGGGCTTCTGTTACGCCAAACTAAGCCAGGACATCGATGAGGACGAGGACGAGGGCGAGGCACTGGAGGTGAATGGCGTCACCTTGCCCTGTGGCCTAATGGAGCTGCACATTGGGCAGTCCTTGCCCCGGCGCGGCGCCGAGCTCCACTACCAATGGTGCCGCGAGCCGTGCGAGAAGGAGGAAATACCAGTGGGGTTGCCGGAGATTggcgattggtggtggttgggtcAGGAGCCTGCGATCGACTGGGTGGAGCCTCGCAAAATAATACAGCAGttgatgtaccatgacatcctTGACAACGCCCGGATGACATGCCCGGGGGCGTCAGTGTACACGCCCGTTCTCTGGCAGCGCGACTCCACCTTTATCACCCGAAATGGCAACAGTGACGGGAGACACCGGCTGGTCGACGCCATGGGAGGCGGCATCTACGAAATACAAAACGTGATGCCCTCCGACCgcggcatctaccgctgctgggtGCATGGGCGTAGGGTCGCCTCATTCCACCTGGAGACGCCCGAGATGCCAGTGGTACGCCGCCACATCAACCGGCGACTGCTTAAAGGCATAGCATACATCGTCGGCACGATCGCCATGGTCTTCGTGTTCAGCGCCATGGCTGAGATGGTGCACGACTAA